A window of the Pyxidicoccus trucidator genome harbors these coding sequences:
- the map gene encoding type I methionyl aminopeptidase yields MTIPLFKGSEVERLRRASQAAAGTLAYVASRLAPGISTADIDAWVREDTARRGGKPSQLGFHGFPATVCTSRNQVVCHGIPRPDEHLAPGDIINVDVTTFLDGFHGDTSATFLIGEVSAEARHIVDVARRCRDAGIAVVRHGAKLGDIGAAIEELAHKEGCSVVEEFGGHGIGHQMHAPPIVAHTGKRGTGIKLRSGMVITIEPMVNLGRPGIRLMPDGWTVETEDGSLSAQFEHTILVTSQGCEVLTARELPLSVAVLPTPRLVMEAGAVHGG; encoded by the coding sequence ATGACGATTCCCCTGTTCAAGGGCTCCGAGGTAGAGCGCCTGCGCCGAGCGAGCCAGGCAGCGGCGGGTACGCTGGCGTATGTCGCATCGCGGCTGGCGCCGGGCATCTCGACGGCGGACATCGACGCGTGGGTGCGCGAGGACACGGCGCGCCGGGGCGGCAAGCCGAGCCAGCTGGGCTTCCACGGCTTCCCCGCCACGGTCTGCACCAGCCGCAACCAGGTGGTCTGCCACGGCATCCCCCGCCCGGACGAGCACCTTGCCCCGGGTGACATCATCAACGTGGACGTGACGACGTTCCTGGACGGCTTCCACGGAGACACCTCGGCCACGTTCCTCATTGGCGAGGTGTCCGCTGAAGCGAGGCATATCGTGGACGTGGCGCGCCGGTGCCGCGACGCGGGCATCGCGGTGGTGCGCCACGGTGCGAAGCTCGGCGACATCGGCGCGGCCATCGAGGAGCTGGCGCACAAGGAGGGCTGCAGCGTGGTGGAGGAGTTCGGCGGCCACGGCATCGGTCACCAGATGCACGCGCCTCCCATTGTCGCCCACACCGGCAAGCGCGGCACGGGCATCAAGCTGCGCTCGGGCATGGTCATCACCATCGAGCCCATGGTGAACCTCGGGCGTCCGGGCATCCGTCTGATGCCCGACGGGTGGACCGTGGAGACGGAGGACGGGAGCCTCTCCGCCCAGTTCGAGCACACGATTCTCGTCACCAGCCAGGGCTGCGAGGTGCTCACCGCGAGGGAGCTGCCGCTGTCCGTTGCCGTGCTCCCGACTCCGAGGCTCGTCATGGAAGCGGGAGCAGTTCACGGAGGCTGA
- a CDS encoding site-2 protease family protein has translation MDTAPVARPAHRYWVHLLLLLLTVGTTFTSYLLYFHFQRPYTPAEVSPEAALRALAFSLSLLAILGSHEMGHYLLARLHRVDTSLPYFIPLPVLGVGTLGAVIRIRDRIPHRNALVDIGAAGPLAGLVVAMPILFWGLAHSTVVDAPRLAAAFPGDDSLWAYGKDVFTWVMAKITHAPPAPEEVFHGVQTVFGDSLLMQGLTWLALGPVPEGKDVLVHPVVIAGWFGLLVTLLNLMPVGQLDGGHLTYALMGSHARWVGRVVALVLLFLTVFVTASWGLWLLVTSKLVGFGHPEVTEPQEPLSRSRKVICALCLLALIGCAMPIPLRQVVT, from the coding sequence ATGGACACCGCCCCCGTCGCCCGTCCCGCTCACCGGTACTGGGTCCATCTGCTGCTGCTGCTGCTGACGGTGGGGACCACCTTCACCTCGTACCTCCTCTATTTCCACTTCCAGCGGCCCTACACGCCGGCCGAGGTGTCCCCCGAGGCGGCCCTGCGCGCGCTGGCCTTCAGCCTGTCGTTGCTGGCCATCCTCGGCTCGCACGAGATGGGGCACTACCTGCTGGCGCGGCTGCACCGGGTGGACACGTCGCTGCCCTACTTCATCCCCCTGCCGGTGCTGGGCGTGGGCACGCTGGGCGCCGTCATCCGCATCCGCGACAGGATTCCGCACCGCAACGCCCTGGTGGACATTGGCGCGGCGGGGCCGCTGGCGGGGCTGGTGGTGGCGATGCCCATCCTCTTCTGGGGGCTGGCCCACTCCACGGTGGTGGACGCGCCGCGCCTGGCCGCCGCGTTCCCCGGGGACGACTCGCTGTGGGCGTATGGGAAGGATGTTTTCACCTGGGTGATGGCGAAAATCACGCATGCGCCGCCCGCGCCGGAGGAGGTCTTCCATGGCGTGCAGACGGTGTTTGGTGACAGCCTGCTGATGCAGGGGCTCACGTGGCTGGCGCTGGGCCCGGTTCCGGAGGGCAAGGACGTGCTGGTGCACCCGGTGGTCATCGCGGGCTGGTTCGGGCTGCTCGTCACGCTGCTGAACCTGATGCCGGTGGGGCAGCTCGACGGCGGGCACCTGACGTATGCCCTGATGGGGAGCCACGCGCGGTGGGTGGGGCGCGTGGTGGCGCTGGTGCTGCTGTTCCTCACCGTCTTCGTCACCGCGTCCTGGGGCCTGTGGCTGCTGGTGACGAGCAAGCTGGTGGGCTTCGGGCACCCCGAGGTGACGGAGCCCCAGGAGCCGCTCAGCCGCTCGCGCAAGGTCATCTGCGCGCTGTGCCTGCTGGCCCTCATCGGCTGCGCCATGCCCATCCCCTTGCGTCAGGTGGTGACATGA
- a CDS encoding LysR family transcriptional regulator produces the protein MSLTHIQSFVAVAEECHVGRAARRLHLTQPPLSRHILALEDELGAPLFERTGRGMRLLPAGEAFLIHARRILAEVDAAVHTVRGVAGSRTDG, from the coding sequence GTGAGCCTCACGCACATCCAGTCCTTCGTCGCCGTGGCCGAGGAATGCCACGTGGGTCGAGCCGCGCGACGGCTGCACCTGACGCAGCCTCCGCTCAGCCGACACATCCTCGCGCTCGAGGACGAGCTCGGCGCTCCGCTCTTCGAGCGGACCGGGCGCGGCATGCGCCTGCTGCCCGCGGGCGAGGCGTTCCTGATTCACGCACGCCGCATTCTCGCCGAGGTCGACGCTGCGGTGCACACAGTGCGAGGCGTCGCGGGTAGCCGCACCGACGGCTGA
- a CDS encoding transcriptional regulator has product MARGSKAKYTSKQKRMAEHIEEGYEKKGTSEKTAEARAWATVNKLTGGGMKGGSGSKAKAARRRPVARKNARKAGAKGGKARADATRKAKRSTRSGSKATSRSTAARRATAKRGSTSSRAKSATKRTTSRGGSRKSTSGRGRSGARKSSRSSTRK; this is encoded by the coding sequence ATGGCACGTGGAAGCAAGGCGAAGTACACGTCGAAGCAGAAGCGCATGGCCGAGCACATCGAGGAGGGCTACGAGAAGAAGGGCACCTCCGAGAAGACGGCCGAGGCCCGAGCCTGGGCCACCGTCAACAAGCTCACCGGGGGCGGAATGAAGGGCGGCTCGGGCAGCAAGGCCAAGGCCGCGCGCCGCCGCCCCGTCGCACGAAAGAATGCGCGCAAGGCCGGCGCCAAGGGAGGGAAGGCGCGCGCCGACGCCACCCGGAAGGCCAAGCGCTCCACTCGCTCGGGCAGCAAGGCCACGTCGCGGAGCACCGCGGCGCGCCGGGCCACCGCGAAGCGCGGCTCCACCAGCAGCCGCGCCAAGAGCGCCACCAAGCGCACCACCTCGCGCGGCGGCAGCCGCAAGAGCACCAGCGGGCGCGGCCGGAGCGGTGCCCGCAAGAGCAGCCGGAGCAGCACGCGGAAGTAG
- a CDS encoding TonB-dependent receptor → MRDVPATTMVIPREEIERSPTLTQDALVRTLPSAATFRRTPSLVSDPTAQGINLRGLAPSGVARSLVLLDGIPVNDPFGGWVFWRSLPRLGLGRIEVVPSGGSALYGSAALGGVVQLISRPIPGPSLDADIAYGNLDTGLFAARGADTWGPIRAALETELLTSDGYPLVVASQRGPIDTTTPSNHAVINGRVEADVSDSLLLSARASLFRENQNGGTRSTTARVEQAHFGAGVRLRTEARGTFSLDVFGRVQRFEQQRARVAPGRAGESRAALQDVPADDQGVSGVWTGPTWPGGGTHVLTAGLDARRVAGTSEERLFPPEPTPDSTLLRTAGGNQLSGGLFLQDLYTVSPALELSAALRLDLWRNTQGEQTVERASGDVETTAFDDRTEQQLSPRLGLRLRPLEWLTLRASGYRAFRAPTLNELYRPFQVGTILTAANAALRAERLWGAEAGLEAESSQGLTARVTGFWNVLDDPITNVTLAEPLPDGATRQRQNLGQARVRGVETSLDWRLSRQWTALLAYTFVDPTVTLAPGQPELVGKQLAQDPRHRGTAIVTFDEPSLFTATVQLRVTGPQYEDDLNERGMGGYALVDVAASRRLFWKVDVFAAVENLFGREYLAGRAGVDTLGPPLTARVGLRLRGAP, encoded by the coding sequence GTGCGTGACGTGCCCGCCACCACGATGGTGATACCTCGCGAGGAAATCGAGCGCAGTCCCACGCTCACGCAGGACGCCCTCGTGCGCACCCTGCCCTCCGCCGCCACGTTCCGCCGCACGCCCAGCCTCGTCTCCGACCCCACCGCGCAGGGAATCAACCTCCGCGGCCTGGCGCCCTCGGGTGTCGCGCGCAGCCTTGTCCTCCTGGACGGCATTCCCGTGAACGACCCGTTCGGCGGCTGGGTCTTCTGGCGCTCACTTCCCCGGCTCGGCCTCGGCCGCATCGAGGTCGTTCCCAGCGGCGGCTCGGCGCTCTACGGCAGCGCCGCGCTCGGCGGTGTCGTGCAGCTCATCTCCCGCCCCATCCCCGGCCCCAGCCTCGACGCGGACATCGCCTACGGCAATCTGGACACCGGCCTCTTCGCGGCGCGGGGCGCTGACACCTGGGGCCCCATCCGCGCCGCACTGGAGACGGAGCTGCTCACCAGCGACGGCTATCCCCTCGTCGTCGCCTCGCAACGAGGACCCATCGACACGACCACGCCCAGCAACCACGCCGTCATCAATGGCCGCGTGGAGGCGGATGTCTCGGATTCGCTCCTTCTCTCCGCTCGCGCCAGCCTGTTCCGGGAGAACCAGAACGGCGGTACCCGCTCCACCACCGCTCGCGTGGAGCAGGCTCACTTTGGCGCGGGTGTACGGCTGCGTACGGAAGCGCGCGGCACCTTCTCCCTGGACGTCTTCGGCCGCGTGCAGCGCTTCGAGCAGCAGCGCGCGCGCGTGGCGCCGGGCCGCGCAGGCGAGTCGCGCGCCGCCCTCCAGGACGTACCCGCGGATGACCAGGGCGTCTCAGGGGTCTGGACGGGCCCCACCTGGCCAGGCGGCGGCACCCATGTGCTCACCGCCGGCCTGGATGCGCGCCGCGTGGCGGGCACCTCCGAGGAGCGCCTCTTCCCACCCGAGCCCACGCCGGACTCCACCCTCCTGCGCACGGCCGGCGGCAACCAGCTCTCCGGTGGCCTCTTCCTCCAGGACCTCTACACCGTCTCCCCCGCGCTGGAGCTGTCCGCCGCGCTCCGCCTGGACCTGTGGCGCAACACCCAAGGCGAGCAGACAGTGGAGCGTGCCAGCGGCGACGTGGAGACCACCGCCTTCGACGACCGCACCGAGCAGCAGCTCAGCCCGCGACTGGGCCTGCGACTGCGCCCCCTGGAGTGGCTCACCCTGCGCGCCTCCGGCTACCGCGCCTTCCGCGCTCCCACGCTCAACGAGCTGTACCGCCCGTTCCAGGTGGGCACCATCCTCACCGCCGCCAACGCGGCCCTGCGCGCCGAGCGGCTGTGGGGCGCCGAGGCCGGCCTGGAGGCAGAGTCCTCCCAGGGCCTCACCGCGCGCGTCACCGGCTTCTGGAACGTGCTCGATGACCCCATCACCAACGTCACCCTCGCCGAGCCACTGCCAGACGGCGCAACCCGCCAGCGACAGAACCTGGGCCAGGCGCGCGTGCGCGGCGTCGAGACGAGTCTGGACTGGCGCCTGTCACGCCAGTGGACCGCGCTGCTCGCGTACACCTTCGTGGACCCCACCGTCACCCTCGCGCCGGGACAGCCGGAGCTGGTGGGCAAGCAGCTCGCGCAGGACCCCCGACACCGGGGCACGGCCATCGTCACCTTCGACGAGCCGTCCCTCTTCACCGCCACGGTGCAGCTGCGCGTCACCGGCCCGCAATACGAAGATGACCTCAACGAGCGCGGCATGGGTGGCTATGCCCTGGTGGACGTCGCCGCCAGCCGCCGCCTCTTCTGGAAGGTGGACGTCTTCGCCGCGGTGGAGAACCTCTTCGGCCGCGAGTACCTCGCCGGCCGCGCGGGCGTGGACACCCTGGGCCCGCCATTGACGGCACGCGTGGGGCTGCGGCTTCGCGGAGCCCCCTGA
- a CDS encoding calcium-binding protein, translating to MNRTSTHRRLLAAALCFTLPLGLIACGNDTPGEEALYVGEAAAFLASSEEGGDIGGDAVADADGTTLQSMATEEVDAITQEPTDTGGLCDFSARRQAVLAKYDDDGDGTLGNAELRELKADLGERREAIRPRLAQLGERARHWAFWRVRWAFDEDGSGTLSAEERTALVDAMEARCERLRSERLEKFDANDDGKLDETERQAAREAVRAKWRAKRQEVLATYDTNTNGVLDDGERVALRQARVAAAQERRETLMATYDTNSDGTLSTEEALPLRKEIQRRIIEGRDAEE from the coding sequence ATGAACCGCACTTCCACCCACCGCCGTCTCCTCGCCGCCGCGCTGTGCTTCACCCTGCCCCTGGGGCTCATCGCCTGTGGCAACGACACCCCGGGCGAAGAGGCGCTCTATGTCGGCGAGGCCGCCGCCTTCCTCGCCTCCTCCGAGGAGGGGGGCGACATCGGCGGGGACGCGGTGGCCGACGCGGATGGCACCACGCTGCAGTCCATGGCGACGGAGGAGGTGGACGCCATCACCCAGGAGCCCACGGACACGGGCGGCCTGTGCGACTTCAGCGCCCGCCGGCAGGCGGTGCTGGCGAAGTACGACGATGACGGGGACGGCACGCTGGGCAACGCCGAGCTGCGTGAGCTGAAGGCGGACCTGGGCGAGCGCCGCGAGGCCATCCGCCCGCGCCTGGCGCAGCTGGGCGAGCGCGCGCGCCACTGGGCCTTCTGGCGGGTGCGCTGGGCCTTCGACGAGGACGGCAGCGGCACGCTGTCCGCCGAGGAGCGCACCGCGCTGGTGGATGCCATGGAGGCTCGCTGCGAGCGGCTGCGCTCGGAGCGGCTGGAGAAGTTCGACGCCAATGACGACGGCAAGCTGGACGAGACCGAGCGCCAGGCGGCCCGCGAGGCGGTGCGCGCGAAGTGGCGGGCGAAGCGCCAGGAGGTGCTGGCCACGTACGACACCAACACCAACGGCGTGCTGGACGACGGGGAGCGCGTGGCGCTGCGCCAGGCCCGCGTGGCCGCCGCCCAGGAGCGCCGCGAGACGCTGATGGCCACGTACGACACCAACAGCGACGGCACGCTGAGCACCGAGGAGGCCCTGCCGCTCCGGAAGGAAATCCAGCGCCGCATCATCGAGGGCCGTGACGCGGAGGAGTGA
- a CDS encoding ATP-dependent DNA helicase, translating into MPLPSSTSYSVDSLLGPGGALEQALPAYEHRPEQLQMARAVERAFNERSYLLAEAGTGTGKTLAYLVPALLSGRRVVVSTATKTLQDQIFFKDLPLLREKMGLRFEAAYLKGRGNYLCLHRYDAFSKDPQFTSREESRLWPKLKKWAEATETGDRAELDLPESFSAWSRLSTTSETCMGTKCPLYESCHVTRMRKRAESADLLVVNHHLFFADLSLRSSGKRTEGVLPWYDAVIFDEAHALEDAASGHFGVSVSNYRLEELSRDAVAALKEDDSRHAMLRALSARLRSSADALFAQAPRALGLTGLESSVALKSETMGKLSTSVEGVRESLGALSAFTVGEREPELAALTRRADELEEQLGFLAKAESADHVYWAEQRGKGLFLRASPIDVAKELRDRMYGALDTVVYTSATLAADSRFDFFAKRMGLYGEDGQPVTQVRTLAVPSPFDFPRQAALYTPTHLPDPAAPGFIEAAAEEILQLCEVTGGRAFVLFTSLRNMVRAYELTAGRLPYQALLQGERPKQQLLESFRETPSVLFAAHSFWEGVDVPGDALSLVIIDRLPFASPGDPLVAARINQLQQRGEEPFDAYQLPQAALALRQGFGRLIRTQSDRGIVAMLDRRIVTKAYGRVFLSSLPDARRVDDVVELSRWFNGPVRPVRTIR; encoded by the coding sequence ATGCCGCTCCCCAGCTCCACGTCCTACTCCGTCGACAGCCTGCTCGGCCCTGGTGGGGCGCTCGAGCAGGCGCTGCCCGCGTACGAGCACCGCCCGGAGCAGCTCCAGATGGCGCGCGCCGTGGAGCGGGCCTTCAACGAGCGCAGCTACCTGCTGGCCGAGGCGGGGACGGGCACGGGCAAGACGCTCGCCTACCTGGTGCCCGCGCTGCTGTCGGGGCGCCGCGTCGTCGTGTCCACGGCGACCAAGACGCTGCAGGACCAGATCTTCTTCAAGGATTTGCCGCTGCTGCGGGAGAAGATGGGGCTGCGCTTCGAGGCGGCGTACCTCAAGGGCCGCGGCAACTACCTCTGCCTGCACCGCTACGACGCCTTCTCGAAGGACCCGCAGTTCACCTCGCGCGAGGAGTCGCGCCTCTGGCCGAAGCTGAAGAAGTGGGCGGAGGCGACGGAGACGGGAGACCGCGCCGAGCTGGACCTGCCTGAGTCCTTCAGCGCCTGGTCCCGGCTGTCCACCACGTCCGAGACGTGCATGGGCACGAAGTGCCCGCTGTACGAAAGCTGCCACGTCACGCGCATGCGCAAGCGCGCGGAGAGCGCGGACCTGCTGGTGGTCAACCACCACCTCTTCTTCGCGGACCTGTCGCTGCGCAGCTCCGGCAAGCGCACCGAGGGCGTGCTGCCCTGGTACGACGCGGTCATCTTCGACGAGGCGCACGCGCTGGAGGACGCGGCCAGCGGCCACTTCGGAGTCAGCGTCTCCAACTACCGGCTGGAGGAGCTGTCGCGGGACGCCGTCGCGGCGCTGAAGGAGGACGACTCGCGCCACGCCATGCTGCGCGCGCTGTCGGCGCGGCTGCGCAGCAGCGCGGATGCCCTCTTCGCGCAGGCGCCCCGGGCGCTGGGGCTGACGGGGCTGGAGTCCTCGGTGGCGCTCAAGTCGGAGACCATGGGCAAGCTGTCCACCTCGGTGGAAGGCGTGCGCGAGTCGCTGGGCGCGCTGTCCGCCTTCACCGTGGGCGAGCGCGAGCCGGAGCTGGCGGCGCTGACCCGCCGGGCCGACGAGCTGGAGGAGCAGCTCGGCTTCCTGGCGAAGGCGGAGTCCGCGGACCACGTGTACTGGGCGGAGCAGCGAGGCAAGGGCCTCTTCCTGCGCGCCAGCCCCATCGACGTGGCGAAGGAGCTGCGCGACAGGATGTACGGCGCGCTGGACACGGTGGTGTACACGTCGGCGACGCTGGCGGCGGACAGCCGCTTCGACTTCTTCGCGAAGCGCATGGGGCTGTACGGCGAGGACGGGCAGCCGGTGACGCAGGTGCGCACGCTGGCGGTGCCCAGCCCGTTCGACTTCCCGAGGCAGGCGGCGTTGTACACGCCCACGCACCTGCCGGACCCGGCGGCTCCGGGCTTCATCGAGGCGGCGGCGGAGGAAATCCTCCAGCTCTGCGAGGTGACGGGAGGGCGTGCCTTCGTGCTCTTCACGTCGCTGCGCAACATGGTGCGCGCGTACGAGCTGACGGCGGGGCGGCTGCCGTACCAGGCGCTACTCCAGGGCGAGCGGCCCAAGCAGCAGCTGCTGGAGTCCTTCCGCGAGACGCCGAGCGTGCTGTTCGCGGCGCACAGCTTCTGGGAGGGCGTGGACGTGCCCGGCGACGCGCTGAGCCTGGTCATCATCGACCGGCTGCCCTTCGCGTCACCGGGGGACCCGCTGGTGGCGGCGCGCATCAACCAGCTCCAGCAGCGGGGAGAGGAGCCCTTCGACGCGTATCAGCTGCCGCAGGCGGCGCTGGCGCTGCGGCAGGGCTTCGGGCGGCTCATCCGCACGCAGTCGGACCGTGGCATCGTCGCCATGCTGGACAGACGCATCGTCACCAAGGCGTACGGCCGCGTCTTCCTGTCCAGCCTGCCGGACGCCCGCCGCGTGGATGACGTGGTGGAGCTGAGCCGCTGGTTCAACGGCCCGGTGCGGCCGGTGCGTACGATTCGCTGA
- a CDS encoding HAD family hydrolase, with protein sequence MVENVIFDVDGTLVDSVDEHAEAWRRAFLHFGRDIPFAHVRSQIGKGADQLIPVFFNDEELERFGKDLEEYRGQLFVKEFLPKVRSFPRVRELFQRLRASGIRAALASSAKEDELKQYVKLCGIDGLFEAKTSKDDVDKSKPHPDIFEAALARLGKPDVSATVVVGDTPYDALAANKLGLPTVGVLAGGFPPDDLRAAGCRTLVKDPAELLARLESSPRTWPWSEASAAQTAKDE encoded by the coding sequence ATGGTGGAGAACGTCATCTTCGACGTGGATGGGACCCTGGTGGACTCGGTGGACGAGCACGCCGAGGCCTGGCGGCGCGCCTTCCTGCACTTCGGTCGGGACATCCCGTTCGCGCACGTGCGCAGTCAGATTGGCAAGGGCGCCGACCAGCTCATTCCCGTCTTCTTCAATGACGAGGAGCTGGAGCGCTTCGGCAAGGATTTGGAGGAGTACCGCGGCCAGCTCTTCGTGAAGGAGTTCCTGCCCAAGGTGCGCTCCTTCCCGCGCGTGCGAGAGCTGTTCCAGCGGCTGCGGGCGAGCGGCATCCGCGCCGCCCTGGCCTCCAGCGCCAAGGAAGACGAGCTGAAGCAGTACGTGAAGCTGTGCGGCATCGACGGCCTGTTCGAGGCGAAGACGAGCAAGGACGACGTGGACAAGAGCAAGCCCCACCCGGACATCTTCGAGGCCGCGCTGGCGCGGCTGGGCAAGCCCGACGTGAGCGCGACGGTGGTGGTGGGCGACACGCCCTATGACGCGCTCGCCGCCAACAAGCTGGGACTACCCACGGTGGGCGTGCTGGCCGGCGGCTTCCCTCCGGACGACCTGCGCGCCGCGGGCTGCCGCACGCTGGTGAAGGACCCGGCGGAGCTGCTCGCGCGCCTCGAGTCCTCGCCGCGCACCTGGCCCTGGAGCGAGGCCAGCGCCGCGCAGACGGCCAAGGACGAGTAG
- a CDS encoding lipid kinase, whose product MLVVNTGSRSGREAFDTARAALTSRGVPVVECHALSRTERLQHVLERMTQLGARRILVGGGDGTLSCVVGQLLGRDVTLGVLPLGTGNDFARSLGIPQDIEAACDIIAQGYTARVDVGLANGRPFLNAASLGLATGIAKRLTKRLKQRAGKLAYPVAAAAEMKDLKPFHVRIQADDQELELDALQLVVGNGRYHGAGNVVSPDAQLDDRRLHVYAIAAPSASNGREGTGLGQLQDLATLARVAMSLRSGEHEDHPAVSSLRAARLYVEADPVQEVNADGELVGRTPMRFEVAPAALRVYAPAPS is encoded by the coding sequence GTGTTGGTGGTCAACACCGGCTCGCGCTCGGGGCGGGAGGCCTTCGACACGGCCCGCGCCGCACTCACCTCCCGGGGTGTCCCGGTGGTGGAGTGCCACGCCCTGTCCCGCACGGAGCGCCTCCAGCACGTGCTGGAGCGGATGACGCAGCTGGGCGCGCGCCGCATCCTCGTGGGCGGTGGCGACGGCACGCTGAGCTGTGTGGTGGGCCAGCTCCTGGGCCGGGACGTGACGCTGGGCGTGCTGCCGCTCGGCACGGGCAACGACTTCGCCCGCTCGCTGGGAATACCTCAGGACATCGAGGCCGCGTGCGACATCATCGCCCAGGGCTACACCGCGCGGGTGGACGTGGGGCTCGCCAACGGGCGGCCCTTCCTCAACGCGGCCAGCCTGGGCCTGGCCACCGGCATCGCGAAGCGGCTGACGAAGCGCCTCAAGCAGCGCGCGGGGAAGCTGGCCTACCCGGTGGCCGCCGCCGCGGAGATGAAGGACCTGAAGCCCTTCCACGTGCGCATCCAGGCGGATGACCAGGAGCTGGAGCTGGACGCGCTGCAGCTCGTCGTGGGCAATGGCCGCTACCACGGCGCGGGCAACGTGGTGTCTCCCGATGCGCAACTGGATGACAGACGCCTCCACGTGTACGCCATCGCCGCCCCCTCCGCGAGCAATGGCCGCGAGGGCACCGGCCTGGGCCAGCTCCAGGACCTGGCCACGCTGGCGCGCGTGGCGATGTCGCTGCGCTCCGGTGAGCACGAGGACCACCCGGCCGTCTCGTCGCTGCGCGCGGCCCGCCTCTACGTGGAGGCAGACCCGGTGCAGGAGGTGAACGCGGACGGAGAGCTCGTCGGCCGCACGCCCATGCGCTTCGAGGTGGCCCCGGCGGCCCTGCGCGTCTACGCGCCCGCGCCCTCCTGA